Proteins found in one Mustela lutreola isolate mMusLut2 chromosome 10, mMusLut2.pri, whole genome shotgun sequence genomic segment:
- the NCDN gene encoding neurochondrin has translation MSCCDLAAAGQLGKAGIMASDCEPALNQAENRNPTLERYLGALREAKNDSEQFAALLLVTKAVKAGDIDAKTRRRIFDAVGFTFPNRLLTTKEAPDGCPDHVLRALGVALLACFCSDPELAAHPQVLNKIPILSTFLTARGDPDDAARRSMIDDTYQCLTAVAGTPRGPRHLIAGGTVSALCQAYLGHGYGFDQALALLVGLLAAAETQCWKEAEPDLLAVLRGLSEDFQKAEDASKFELCQLLPLFLPPTTVPSECLRDLQAGLARILGSKLSSWQRNPALKLAARLAHACGSDWIPVGNSGSKFLALLVNLACVEVRLALEETGTEVKEDVVTACYALMELGIQECTRCEQSLLKEPQKVQLVSIMKEAIGAVIHYLLQVGPEKQKEPFVFASVRILGAWLAEETSSLRKEVCQLLPFLVRYAKTLYEEAEEANDLSQQVATLAISPTAPGPTWPGDALRLLLPGWCHLTVEDGPREILIKEGAPSLLCKYFLQQWELTSPGHDTSVLPDSVEIGLQTCCHIFLNLVVTAPGLIKRDACFTSLMNTLMTSLPSLVQQPGRLLLAANVATLGLLMARLLSTSPALQGTPASRGFFAAAILFLSQSHVARATPGSDQAVLVLSPDYEGIWADLQELWFLGMQAFTGCVPLLPWLAPAALRSRWPQELLQLLASVSPNSVKPEMVAAYQGVLVELARANRLCREAMRLQAGEETASHYRMAALEQCLSEP, from the exons ATGTCGTGTTGTGACCTGGCTGCGGCGGGACAG TTGGGCAAGGCGGGCATCATGGCCTCGGATTGCGAGCCAGCTCTGAACCAGGCAGAGAACCGGAACCCCACCCTGGAGCGCTACCTGGGAGCCCTCCGTGAGGCCAAGAATGACAGCGAGCAGTTTGCAGCCCTGCTGCTA GTGACCAAGGCAGTCAAAGCAGGTGACATCGATGCCAAAACTCGGCGGCGGATCTTCGATGCTGTAGGCTTCACCTTCCCCAATCGTCTTCTGACCACCAAGGAGGCACCAGATGGCTGCCCCGACCATGTTCTCCGAGCCCTGGGTGTGGCCCTGCTGGCCTGCTTCTGCAGTGACCCTGAACTGGCCGCCCATCCCCAGGTGCTGAACAAGATCCCCATCCTTAGCACCTTCCTCACTGCCCGGGGGGACCCGGATGATGCTGCTCGCCGTTCCATGATCGATGACACCTACCAGTGCCTGACAGCTGTGGCAGGCACACCCCGTGGGCCCCGGCACCTCATTGCTGGGGGCACCGTGTCTGCCCTGTGTCAAGCATACCTGGGCCACGGCTATGGCTTTGACCAGGCCCTGGCACTTCTGGTGGGGCTGCTGGCAGCTGCGGAGACCCAGTGCTGGAAGGAGGCGGAGCCTGACCTCCTAGCTGTGTTACGGGGCCTCAGTGAAGATTTCCAGAAAGCCGAGGATGCCAGCAAGTTTGAGCTCTGCCAGCTGCTGCCCCTCTTTCTGCCCCCGACAACCGTGCCCTCTGAGTGCCTCCGGGATCTGCAGGCCGGGCTGGCACGCATCCTGGGCAGCAAGCTGAGCTCCTGGCAGCGCAACCCCGCCCTAAAGCTGGCCGCCCGCCTGGCGCACGCCTGCGGCTCCGACTGGATCCCAGTGGGCAACTCTGGGAGCAAGTTCCTGGCCTTGTTGGTGAATCTGGCATGTGTGGAGGTACGGCTGGCGCTGGAGGAGACCGGCACAGAAGTCAAAGAGGATGTGGTGACCGCCTGCTACGCCCTCATGGAGTTGGGGATCCAGGAGTGCACCCGCTGTGAGCAGTCGCTGCTCAAGGAGCCTCAGAAGGTGCAGCTCGTGAGCATCATGAAGGAGGCCATTGGGGCTGTCATCCACTACCTGCTGCAG GTGGGgccagagaagcagaaggagcccTTTGTGTTTGCTTCGGTGCGGATCCTGGGGGCCTGGCTGGCCGAGGAGACCTCATCCCTGCGCAAGGAGGTCTGCCAGCTGCTGCCCTTCCTTGTGCGCTATGCCAAGACCCTCTACGAGGAGGCCGAGGAGGCGAATGACCTCTCCCAGCAGGTGGCCACCCTGGCCATCTCCCCCACCGCCCCAGGGCCCACCTGGCCGGGGGATGCTCTCCG GCTCCTTCTGCCCGGCTGGTGCCACCTGACTGTCGAAGATGGGCCCCGGGAGATCCTGATCAAGGAGGGAGCCCCCTCACTTCTCTGCAAGTATTTCTTGCAGCAGTGGGAGCTCACGTCCCCGGGCCATGATACCTCAGTGCTGCCTGACAGCGTGGAGATCGGCCTGCAGACCTGCTGTCACATCTTCCTCAACCTCGTGGTCACCGCACCGGGGCTGATCAA GCGAGATGCCTGCTTCACATCTCTCATGAACACCCTGATGACGTCGCTGCCCTCACTGGTGCAGCAGCCCGGGAGATTGCTTCTGGCTGCCAATGTGGCCACCCTGGGCCTTCTCATGGCCCGGCTCCTCAGCACCTCTCCAG CTCTCCAGGGAACGCCGGCCTCCCGAGGTTTCTTCGCAGCCGCCATCCTCTTTCTGTCACAGTCCCACGTGGCGCGGGCCACGCCGGGCTCAGACCAGGCAGTGCTGGTCCTGTCCCCCGACTACGAGGGCATCTGGGCCGACCTGCAGGAGCTCTGGTTCCTGGGCATGCAGGCCTTCACGGGCTGCGTGCCCCTGCTGCCCTGGCTGGCCCCCGCCGCCCTGCGCTCCCGCTGGCCACAAGAGCTGCTCCAGCTGCTTGCCAGCGTCAGCCCCAACTCCGTCAAGCCCGAGATGGTCGCTGCCTATCAGGGCGTCCTGGTGGAGCTGGCACGGGCCAACCGGCTGTGCCGGGAGGCCATGCGGCTGCAGGCGGGTGAGGAGACGGCCAGCCACTACCGCATGGCCGCCCTGGAGCAGTGCCTGTCAGagccctga